GCGAAAAGGGCGCCGCCCAGGCGGCGTATTTCGGCAAGCGCGTGTGCGTCATCGAGCGCGCGCCCAAGCCCGGCGGGGCCGCGGTGAACACCGGCACCATTCCGTCCAAGACCCTGCGCGAGACGGCGCTCTACTTCAGCGGCCTGCGCCAGCGCGGCCTCTATGCCGTGGACCTCCGCGTCAAGCACGACATCACGATCGGCGATTTCATGCAGCGCGAGCGGTCGGTGGTGGAGACCGAATGGAGCCTCATCGACGACAATCTCAGGCGCCACGACATCACCTCAATCCAGGGCGCCGCCCGATTGGCCGACGGACGGACGATCGACATCGAACGGTACGGGGAACCCACGCGCCGGATCACGGGCGACGTGGTGCTCATCGCCACCGGGTCGCACCCGCAGCGGCCCGAGGGCTTCGAGGTGGACGGCGCCGTGGTCGTGGACAGCGACTCGCTGCTCACCCTGGAGCGCATCCCCGCCCGCATGATCGTCATCGGCGGCGGCGTGATCGGCTGCGAATACGCGTGCACGTTCGCCGCCCTCGGCGTGCGCGTCACGATCGTCAACAACCGCGCCCGCCTGCTCGCCCATCTCGACGCCGAGGTCAGCGAGGCGCTGCGCCAACAGATGACGGCGCGACTCGGCATCGCCGTGCACCTCGACAGCGACGTGGCCCGGGTGGCCATGCAGGGCGACTACGCGGACGTCACCCTCACCGACGGCACCACGCTCTCCGCCGACTGCGTGCTGTACAGCGCCGGCCGCAACGGCAACACCGA
This region of Gemmatimonadaceae bacterium genomic DNA includes:
- the sthA gene encoding Si-specific NAD(P)(+) transhydrogenase, yielding MSEHYDLVVIGAGPAGEKGAAQAAYFGKRVCVIERAPKPGGAAVNTGTIPSKTLRETALYFSGLRQRGLYAVDLRVKHDITIGDFMQRERSVVETEWSLIDDNLRRHDITSIQGAARLADGRTIDIERYGEPTRRITGDVVLIATGSHPQRPEGFEVDGAVVVDSDSLLTLERIPARMIVIGGGVIGCEYACTFAALGVRVTIVNNRARLLAHLDAEVSEALRQQMTARLGIAVHLDSDVARVAMQGDYADVTLTDGTTLSADCVLYSAGRNGNTDGLGLEALGVKTNARGYVQVDDHFHTGVAQLYAAGDVIGFPALASTSMEQARVAVCHAFDLKYKQRVASLLPYGVWTLPEIATVGESEDSLKLREVPYEIGRASFRLNPRGQIIGDLDGFVKLLFHLDDQRVLGISIVGEGACELIHVGMACMSFGGTLDFFIQSVFNYPSLADAYKYAAYDGLQALARRYARNAGLPTSGSHPAITES